In Notolabrus celidotus isolate fNotCel1 chromosome 10, fNotCel1.pri, whole genome shotgun sequence, one DNA window encodes the following:
- the rpe gene encoding ribulose-phosphate 3-epimerase produces the protein MAYMARIGPSILSSNLSCLGSECVRMMECGADYLHLDVMDGHFVPNLTFGHPMVESLRKSLGQEPFFDMHMMVSRPEQWVKPMAAAGANQYTFHLEATTNPGNLIKEIRENGMKVGLAIKPGTTVEELAPWANQIDMALVMTVEPGFGGQKFMEDMMPKVSWLRSQFPSLDIEVDGGVGPDTIHKCADAGANMIVSGSAVIGSDDPRSVISLLRTVVAEAIQKRSLDR, from the exons ATGGCTTACATGGCGAGGATCGGTCCGTCCATTCTGAGCAGCAACCTGTCCTGTCTGGGCAGCGAGTGTGTCCGGATGATGGAGTGCGGGGCGGATTACCTCCACCTCGACGTGATGGACGG ACACTTTGTCCCCAACCTCACATTTGGACATCCCATGGTGGAAAGCCTGAGGAAGTCATTGGGCCAGGAACCTTTTTTCG ACATGCATATGATGGTGTCCCGGCCGGAGCAGTGGGTGAAGCCCATGGCTGCTGCAGGAGCCAACCAGTACACATTTCACCTGGAGGCCACCACAAACCCTGGAAACCTCATCAAGGAGATAAGAGAGAATGGGATGAAG GTCGGTTTGGCTATAAAGCCTGGAACTACAGTTGAAGAGCTAGCGCCCTGGGCTAACCAGATCGACATGGCTCTGGTTATGACTGTTGAGCCTGGCTTTGGAGGACAGAAATTCATGGAAGACATGATGCCCAAG GTGAGCTGGCTGAGGAGTCAGTTCCCCTCATTGGATATCGAAGTAGACGGAGGTGTTGGCCCTGACACCATACACAAGTGTGCAGAT GCTGGAGCAAACATGATCGTGTCAGGCAGCGCTGTGATCGGCAGTGACGACCCTCGCTCCGTCATCTCGCTCCTGCGCACCGTGGTGGCCGAAGCAATCCAGAAACGATCTCTGGACCGTTGA